Genomic DNA from Candidatus Cloacimonadota bacterium:
CATCGTTGTCGCTGGTTTGGTCGGGTTCGAACTTATAGCCGAGGCCGCGCATGTTTTTCACCATGTAGGCCTGGTCACCCAGTTTCTCGCGCAGATTGCGGATGTGAACGTCCACCGTGCGCTCGAGCACGATCTTGTCGTTGCCCCAGAGATGATCGAGGATCTGGCCGCGTTTGAATACCCAGCCCGGCCGGCGGGTGAGCAACTGCAGGATCTTGAATTCCGTGAGGGTGAGGTCCACCCTCCGGCCGCGGATCCAGGCTTCGTAGCGGTTGAAATCCAGCCGGAAATCGCTGTTGATGTTGAGCACGTTGCGCGCGCTTTCCCAGCCGCTGCGGCGCAGGACGGCCTTCACCCTGGCCATAAGTTCTTTGCTGTCAAAGGGTTTGGTGATGTAATCGTCCGCCCCGAATTCCAGGCCCCGCACCCTGTCCTCGATGTCACTGCGCGCGGTGAGCATCACGATGGGAATTTTTTCCCAGGCGGGATTGCTCTTGATGCGGCGGCAGGCTTCCAAACCATCCAGGTCCGGCAGCATCAGGTCCAGCAGGATCAGTTCCGGCAATTCCTGACGCAATCTGTCCAAAAGGTCTTGCGCCCGGGTGAATCCCCGGGTCGTGTATCCCGCTGTTTCCAGCTTCAGCCGGACCAGTTCCAGGATGTCGGCCTCGTCTTCCGTGACAAATATCTGTTTGCTCATGGGCATGCTTTCCTGAGGCCAGCTTTGGCGGAAAGTGTTTTCTGGCAAGGAAAAACGCCATTTTTTCGGTTAATTTTTCTTAACCGGGACGCAAAGCGTTTAGGCGCCTGAAATTGGCGGATGCCGCAGAGGCCATCACACAGCGGCAACAAACCGATTCATAAAGCGAGCTCTCAAACAGAGGTTTACGCTTAATGCGATGAAAACAAACAGCCGGAGCAGAGGCCCGGCTGCTTTGATCTGGTTAAGAGAAAATCTAGTTCACGGCCACCCGGAGGGCGTTGAGGCGGACGTTGTGGCCACCGCTGACCTTCACGTAGCCGTTGTTTTTGGTGCTGATGTCCGAGATGCGGGCCTTGATCCACCAGCCGCCGCTGGTTTCAGCCAGGTTTTGGGGCGCGCGGTAATAGCCGGCGGAGTCGGTGAGCTGGAGAAAGAAAACCTCTGTGTCCAAAGTGATGTCGCTGCTTTTGGCGATGCGGGTTTTGGAGTAGTGGCTGGTCCAGATCTGCTGGCTGTCGAGCAGCCTCAGGAAGCGGCCCTGGTTGTTGTGGTCGGGGGTGGGCAGGGCTTGCATCCGGCCCAGGGAAGCGTAAACGAAAGGTTGCGTGGCCAAAGGCTGTTCCATCACCAAAAATTCGTCCACCCGCACAAAATGCGCGTCCGTGCCGGCATCCGGAACTTGGGAACTGCTGGCCGGCTGAGCCACCACGGCGGGATTGGGCAGAGCGGAATTGAGCCAGGAATTCGGGCTGCAGGCCGAGACCGCCAGGGCCGCGGCGATCGCGATCAGGACGGCCATAGTTCTGTTCAGCAATTGTTTGGTCATTTTTTCACCTCCCTCGGAGGATGGTCTTGTCTTTGATAATATAACCCAGCCCGGCCGGAAATCCTGCGCCAAATTTGGAACTGGTTAGTTGCCAAGTCCCAGCCGCTGCTGCTGGTAGTTCTTGTTCTGGATGTTGCGCCACCATCCTTCATGCTCCAGATACCAAAGCACGGTTTTCCGGATGCCGGTGGCAAAAGTTTCCCGGGGCAGCCAGCCCAATTCCCTGTGGATCTTGTCCGCGTCGATGGCGTAGCGGAGGTCGTGGCCGGGGCGGTCGGCAACGTAAGTGATCAGTTCAGTGTAAGATACCAGCTTGGGGGAGGGGCGGAGTTCGTCCAGCAGGCCGCAGATGGTGGTCACGATGTCGATGTTCTTCATCTCGTTGTGACCGCCGATGTTGTAGGTCTGGCCGGGGATTCCCGCGCGGATGATGGTGTTGATGGCGTCGCAGTGGTCGCGCACGTATAGCCAGTCACGCACGTTCAGGCCCTGCCCGTAAATGGGCAAAGGCTTGTGCTCCAAGCAGTTAATGATCATCAAGGGGATCAGCTTTTCCGGGAACTGGTAGCCGCCGTAGTTGTTCGAGCAGTTGGAGATCAGCACCGGCAGGCCGAAAGTGCGGTACCAGGCGCGCACCAGATGGTCGGAGCCCGCTTTGGAAGCGGAATAGGGTGAGGAGGGATCGTAGGGCGTGGCTTCCGTGAAGAAACCTTCGGCACCCAGGGAGCCGAAAACTTCATCGGTGGAGACGTGATGAAAGCGGAAAGCATTTTTGGCCGCGTCGTCCAGGCCGCGCCAGAAACGCAGGGCGCTGTCCAGCATCACGGCAGTGCCCAGAACGTTGGTGTTGATGAATTCCAGCGGCCCGTCGATGGAGCGGTCCACGTGGGATTCCGCGGCGAAATTGACCACGGTGTCGGGCTGGAATTCCACGAACACCCGGCTCACTGCTTCGGCGTTGCAAATATCAGCATTTACAAAGCGATAGCGCTCCGGAAAAGCCGCTTTGATGTCGCTGAGGCTGTCCAGATTGCCGGCGTAGGTGAGTTTGTCAAGGTTGAGCACGCTGCCGTGGAAATCCGGGTCTTCAAAGAGTTGGTGGATGTAGTTGGCGCCGATGAAACCCGCGCCTCCGGTCACGATGATCCTGTTCATGCGTCCTTCCTGATAAGTGTTAGCAATTCCCGCAGCCGGGCCAGTTCTTCCGCGCTGGAATAACTGAGGGTGATCCTGCCTTTTGCGGCCTGGCCGCTTACTTTGGCCTTAAGTCCCAAAACCCCGCTCAGTTCCTGTTCCAGGCCTTTGTGCCAGTAGCGGTTGGCCGGAGCTGGTTGGGGTTGGTTGGGGGCGAAGGTTTTTGCCTTGTCCTCGGCTTGGCGAACGCTAAGCCGGTATTTCACAAGGTGCTGCGCGAAAAGGGTTTGTAGCTCCGGTTCCACGCCCAGAACGGCCCGCGCGTGACCGGGGCTGAGCACGCCGGCGGAGACCATGGTTTGCACTTCCAGCGGCAGTTTGAGCAGCCGGATGCTGTTGGAGATGGTGGCCCGGTCGCGCGAAACGATCTGCGCCACCTCCTGGTGGGTGAGCTTGAAATCGTCCGCCAGGGTCTGATAGGCATAGGCTTCCTCGATCGGATCGAGGTCCTCGCGCTGGACGTTTTCCACGATGGCGAGCTGCAGCTGCTCTTTTTGGCTCACGCTGCGGATCACCACCGGAACGGATTCCAGACCGGCCAGGCGCGCGGCCTGGAGGCGCCGTTCACCGGCGATCAGCTCAAAATCCGAGGCGGCGGTCTTGTTCACTATCAGCGGCTGGATGATGCCGTTGGCCTTGATCGATTCGGCCAGTTCCTGCAAAGCGACGGGGTCGAAAACCCGCCGGGGCTGGTAGGGATTGGCCTTGATCTGGTTGAGGGGCAAAGTGCCCAGGTTTGATCTGGGTTCCGGGCTGTCCTGATCCTGCGGGATCAGAGCGCTCAAACCGCGTCCGAGGCGTTCGTTCATGCTTGGGGTGTCCTTTCGATGATCTCCGTGGCCAGGTTCAGATAGCTCATGGCGCCGGGGGAACGGATGTCGTATAAAAATATGGGTTTGCCGAAGCTGGGGGCCTCGGTGAGCTTGATGTTGCGGGGAATGATGCTGCGGAAGACCTTTTCCTTGAAATAGTGCCGCACCTCGCGCGCCACCTGCATGGAGAGGTTCACGCGGCGATCGAACATGGTGAGCAGGATGCCGATGATGTTCAAGCCGGGATTGAGGTTTTTCTGGATCAGGCGGATCGTGGCCAGCAGCTGGCTGACCCCTTCCAGAGCGTAGTACTCGCACTGGATGGGCACCAGCAGGTCAGTCGCCGCGGTGAGGGCGTTCACGGTGAGCAGGCCCAGCGAGGGCGGGCAGTCGATGATGACATAGTCGAAATCGGCCAGAACCGGCTCCAGCGCCTCACGGAGCTTGTGTTCGCGGGCGAATTCCTGCACCAGCTCGATCTCGGCGCCGGTGAGGTCGATGTTCCCCGGCACGCACCAGAGGTTGTGGGTGGGGGTGGGCAAAATGGTGTCCCGCAGGGGCACTTTGCCGATCAGCGCGTCGTACACCTGCAGTTCCAGTTTGTCCTTGTCCAGCCCCACGCCGCTGGTGGCATTACCCTGGGGATCGAAATCGATGAGCAGGGTCTTTTTTTCCAGCACGGCCAGGCCGGCGGCCAGATTCACCGCCGTGGTGGTTTTTCCCACCCCGCCCTTTTGGTTCACGATGGTTATTATTCTTGCCATAAATCTATGCTAAGTTCCCGTCATTATTTAAGTTGCTCTTTTTCCAGCGCGAAGATCGCCCGGCTGCCGTAATCGAGCTCCGTCCTCAGGAGTTCCAAAGGTTTGAGCGGCTCGATATCCGCCCGGTCCTTCGCTTTGTAGCAGAGCAGTCTGCCGCCGGGGGCCAGCAGGTTGCCCAGCGGCTTCAGATAGCGCTGCTCCAGCTTTACGGCGCGGCAGAGGATGTAGTCGAACTCTCCCGCGGCAGAGTATTCCTCCACGCGGGAACATGCCACCTCGCAATCCGCAAGCTTCAACCGGTCAAGCATTTCCTCCAGCGCGCGGGCCTTTTTGCGCACCGAATCCAGCAACACCATGCGGCAGCAGGGGACGGCCAGTTTCACCGGAATGCCGGGCAAACCGCCGCCGGAGCCGAAATCCAGCACTTTCGCGCGGGAAAAGTCAACACATTTCAGAGGCAGCAGACTGTCAAGGAAATGCTTGGTCCAGAGTTCATCCGCCGGCGCGTGGCGGGAAAAAAGATTTAGGCGGGAGTTAAGTTCCAACAGCAGAGCTTGATAGCTATCAAATCTGGCCAGGATCGTATCCCGCTCCGGCAGCTTCAGCTCGCTCAGAAATTGGTCAAAGGCGGCCCTGGAGCCATTCATGGCTGCGTCTCCCCAGGCAGGCTGCGCAAGAGCGACTGCACCAGGAAAGAGCGGTCCGGGCGCATCAGTTCCAGCGTGGCGCGGGCGGAAGAATGTTTGATCTGTTTCAGGGAACGGGCCGCGAGGTAGCGGAACCTCTCGCTGGGATGGAAAATATAGTCCCGCAGCAGTTCCACGCTGCGTTCGGTGTGCACCCCGGCCAGCACGGAAATGCAGGTTGTTTCGTATTTCTTTTGGGCCAGGAGCCGTTCCACCGGTTCCACCAGGAGGCTGTCGCCCACCCCGGCGATCAGGGCCAGCGCGTTTTTGGCAGCCAGGCTGTCGGGCAGGTCGATCACGCGGTAGAGTTCGCTGATAAAGTT
This window encodes:
- a CDS encoding response regulator transcription factor produces the protein MSKQIFVTEDEADILELVRLKLETAGYTTRGFTRAQDLLDRLRQELPELILLDLMLPDLDGLEACRRIKSNPAWEKIPIVMLTARSDIEDRVRGLEFGADDYITKPFDSKELMARVKAVLRRSGWESARNVLNINSDFRLDFNRYEAWIRGRRVDLTLTEFKILQLLTRRPGWVFKRGQILDHLWGNDKIVLERTVDVHIRNLREKLGDQAYMVKNMRGLGYKFEPDQTSDNDEKNKP
- the rfbB gene encoding dTDP-glucose 4,6-dehydratase, encoding MNRIIVTGGAGFIGANYIHQLFEDPDFHGSVLNLDKLTYAGNLDSLSDIKAAFPERYRFVNADICNAEAVSRVFVEFQPDTVVNFAAESHVDRSIDGPLEFINTNVLGTAVMLDSALRFWRGLDDAAKNAFRFHHVSTDEVFGSLGAEGFFTEATPYDPSSPYSASKAGSDHLVRAWYRTFGLPVLISNCSNNYGGYQFPEKLIPLMIINCLEHKPLPIYGQGLNVRDWLYVRDHCDAINTIIRAGIPGQTYNIGGHNEMKNIDIVTTICGLLDELRPSPKLVSYTELITYVADRPGHDLRYAIDADKIHRELGWLPRETFATGIRKTVLWYLEHEGWWRNIQNKNYQQQRLGLGN
- a CDS encoding ParB/RepB/Spo0J family partition protein, whose amino-acid sequence is MNERLGRGLSALIPQDQDSPEPRSNLGTLPLNQIKANPYQPRRVFDPVALQELAESIKANGIIQPLIVNKTAASDFELIAGERRLQAARLAGLESVPVVIRSVSQKEQLQLAIVENVQREDLDPIEEAYAYQTLADDFKLTHQEVAQIVSRDRATISNSIRLLKLPLEVQTMVSAGVLSPGHARAVLGVEPELQTLFAQHLVKYRLSVRQAEDKAKTFAPNQPQPAPANRYWHKGLEQELSGVLGLKAKVSGQAAKGRITLSYSSAEELARLRELLTLIRKDA
- a CDS encoding AAA family ATPase — its product is MARIITIVNQKGGVGKTTTAVNLAAGLAVLEKKTLLIDFDPQGNATSGVGLDKDKLELQVYDALIGKVPLRDTILPTPTHNLWCVPGNIDLTGAEIELVQEFAREHKLREALEPVLADFDYVIIDCPPSLGLLTVNALTAATDLLVPIQCEYYALEGVSQLLATIRLIQKNLNPGLNIIGILLTMFDRRVNLSMQVAREVRHYFKEKVFRSIIPRNIKLTEAPSFGKPIFLYDIRSPGAMSYLNLATEIIERTPQA
- the rsmG gene encoding 16S rRNA (guanine(527)-N(7))-methyltransferase RsmG, with amino-acid sequence MNGSRAAFDQFLSELKLPERDTILARFDSYQALLLELNSRLNLFSRHAPADELWTKHFLDSLLPLKCVDFSRAKVLDFGSGGGLPGIPVKLAVPCCRMVLLDSVRKKARALEEMLDRLKLADCEVACSRVEEYSAAGEFDYILCRAVKLEQRYLKPLGNLLAPGGRLLCYKAKDRADIEPLKPLELLRTELDYGSRAIFALEKEQLK